The DNA region GGAAGTCGGCATTTACGAGAGCCCGGAAGTCAATGCCTTCGCCACAGGTCCTTCGCGATCCAATGCGCTCGTCGCGGTCAGCACCGGGCTTCTTTCCCAGATGGATCGCCGCCAGATCGCAGGGGTTCTCGGTCACGAAATCACGCACATCGCCAACGGAGACATGGTCACCATGGCCCTCCTCCAAGGAGTCGTGAATACCTTCGTGGTCTTTCTGTCGCGGATCATCGGGTTTGCGATCGATAGCTTCCTCAACCGGGGCGAAGACGAGCGCCGGGGCGTGGGTATCGGCTTCTACTTCGGCATGTTCCTATCCGAGATCGTCTTAGGCTTGCTCGCCTCCTTGATCGTCGCCTGGTATTCTCGGCAACGGGAGTTCCGGGCCGATGCGGGAAGCGCCAGGATCGCCGGCCGAGGGGCGATGCTCTCGGCCCTGCGGGGCCTCCAGGCCCTGACGGAAGGCGAACCGGTGCTCGACGAGCGCTCGGCCAGCCTGAGCGCCTTCAAGATCAATGGGAGGGCAGGCGGCTTCCTCGCGCTCTTGGCTACCCATCCTCCCCTGGAGGAGAGAATCGCCGCCCTGGAACGCCTCCCGGAGACGGCTTAGCCGTCTGCGACCGCAGCCGGGGGAACCAGGATGATCTTCCCGAAGGCTCCCGGCTCCATCACGAGCCTCTGCGCCTGCGCCGCGGCGCTCATCGGCAGGAGAGCGCGAATGACGGGCCGGAGCACCCCGTCCTGTCGCCGGGCCGCCACCCCCGCCGCGATGATGCGCCGTTCGGCGGGAGAAGCCGAGAAGAGCGACATCCCCAGGATGGAAAGATCCCGGGGAATCCATCCCCGCGGGTCGATCTCGACCAGGCCGCGGCAACCGATGACGACCGCCTTTCCCCCGGGGCCGGTAATGTCGCAATCCTTGCCGAGGTTGGCATTTGCCAACATTTCCGGCACGACATCGGCTCTTTTTCCTCCGGTGATCTCCAGGAACCGGCGGAATGCTCGGGCAAGCGGTGATCCAGGGCATAATGGGCGCCTTTCCGGGCGATAAGACCTCGCCCTTCCTCCCCGCCCGCCGCCCCGATGACGACCAGTCCGGCAGAGCCCGGGCGAGCTGAACCGCCGCCAGGCCCAAGCTTCCGCTACCACTCGGCCGGCATACGAGCCCGTTTTCTCCCGCAGGGAAAAATAGACGCGGTCTCCCGCGCGGAAGCGGCCGACTTCGTCCCCGCTTCCTCGACCCGACCGGCTCCGTCGAACCCCGGGATCAGGGGCAACGCAACGCCGTAATGCCCGCCGCAGCGAATAGCGACGTCGATCGGATTGACTCCTGCCGCGCCTCCACCGAGACAAGGATCTCGCCGGGCCTCGGACGCGCTTCCTCGCACTCCTCCCAGGACAGAACCTCCGCGCCTCCGAACCTTTTCATGTCGACGGCGTGCCTGCGCCCGATCCTGAATGCGGCCGGAGGTCGAGACAAGGCCGGTCTTACCGGAGTGGAGGGTGATTCGCCAAGCAACCCGATTTTGACTTCCCCCGCGGCAAAAAACCCCCTAAGGTGCGGTTCGTTATGCAGACCAGCGCGCGCAACTGTTTTTCCGGCAAGGTGGTGGGCATTAAAAAAGGGCCCATCCTCGCCGAGCTGGAAATCGCCGTCAGCCAACAGACCTTGGTCGTTTCGCACATCCCCTTCGCCACCCTCTCCGAGATGGGGCTGGCCGTCGGTTCCCCGGTGCGAGCCCTCATCAAGGCTTCCCAGGTGATCCTGTTCTCCGAGGACCCCGAGCTTCGTCTGAGCACGCGAAACCGGTTCTGCGGATCGGTGTCCGCCCTCCACCAGGGTGCTGTCAACACCGAGGTGATCGTCCAGATCGAAAACGACCTCTCCCTGGTTGCGATCGTCACCAACGAGTCGGCAAAGGAACTCGACCTCCAGGTCGGCGGCCGAGTAGGCACCGCGTTCACTCCGTCCAGCGTGCTGCTCGCCGCCGAGGCGTAGCCGAGCCGCGCCGGGCTAGCCTCCCGCCAAAAGGCCCTTCGGGCCGAGCATCGCCGCGACCTCGCGGCAATATCCCTCGATATCCGGAGCCTGCAGTATCGCCGAGACCATCACGACTCGATCCCCCCCGGCGTCCATCACCTCGCGCAGATTCTCCTTCCGGATTCCTCCGATGCAGAAGAACGGCTTCTTGATCCTCCGCCCCACTTCTCGGATCAGGGGCAGACCGACGGGCCGGGCTTCCGGCTTTGTCGGCGTGGGGAAGATGGGCCCCACTGCAATGTAGTCCGCCCCGTCCCGCTCCGCGGTTAATGCCTGCTCGAGCGAATGCGTCGACCTTCCGATTAGCTGGCCCTCCGCTAAAATCCGGCGCGCCTCCTCGTTCCGGAGATCCTCCTGACCGAGGTGTACGCCGTCCGCGTTGCTCCGGCGCGCCAGCTGGGGCCAGTCGTTGACGAAAAAAAGGACCCCACCCGCCTCGGCGATCCCTTGCAAAGCGACGGCGAGCCGCTCCACGGACTGCGGCGCGCAACCTTTTGCCCGCAGCTGGAGGATGTCGATCCCTCCGGCTACCATTTTCTCGGCCGCCGCCAGCGGGTCGCGCGTCCCTAGCACCCCCAGATCGATAATTCCATAAAGGCGTGCCTGCCGAAGCCGCAGCTTGCGCAGCCACCGTCTTTCTTCCGGGTTCACGGCCGCTCTCCCCTTTCCGCGCCCTTGGAAGCCAGCAGCCGCGGCAGGAACGCGGTCGAGTAGCAGCCCCGGCGGAAGTCGGGGTCTTGAAGGATGGCCTTCCCCAAGGGGACTGTCGTCTTGACCCCTTCGAGCACAAACTCGTCCAAAGCCCGCTCCAAGCGCGCCAAGGCATCTTCCCGCGTCTGGCCAGAAGCAATGATTTTTGCTAGCATCGAATCGTAGTAGGGGGGGATCGTCGCTCCGGGAAATAGATGGGAATCGACTCGGACGCCCGGGCCGCCGGGGAATTGCAGCGCTTCGATCCGCCCGGGAGACGGCCGAAAATCCTGCCAGACATCCTCGGCGTTGATGCGCATCTCGATTGCGTGCTGCACGGGTTCCCGTCCTTCCCAACTCCTGTCCAGCGGGTAGCCCGCGGCGATCTTGATCTGCTCCTTCACCAGATCGATCCCGTAGGCCTGCTCGGTTACCGGATGCTCCACCTGGATGCGGGCGTTCATCTCGATAAAGTAGAAATTCCCCGCTCCGTCTACGAGGAACTCGACCGTGCCCACGTTTTCGTAGCGGATCGACTCCGCCAAGCGTACGGCTGCCCGGCCCATTTTTTTTCGCAGCCCGGCATCCAAGATCGGCGACGGCGCCTCTTCCAAGAGCTTTTGATTCTTCCGCTGGATCGAGCAGTCTCTCTCGCCCAGATGGATGACCCGCCCCTTCTGATCCCCGACGACCTGAATCTCGACGTGGTGGGGATCCTCGATCAGCTTCTCCACGTAAAGGCTTCCATCCCCGAAGGCCTTTTCCGCTTCGATCCGCGCAGCATGAAACCCTTGCACGAGGCTCACCTCGTTGTGGGTCACCCGCATGCCCTTTCCGCCACCCCCGGCCACAGCCTTGAGCACGACCGGGAAACCGATCCGTCGCGCGGCCTTCAACGCTTCCTGTTCGCTTTCGACGATCCCTTCGCTCCCGGCGGGAACAGGAACGCCGATCTTCCGGGCATGGAAGCGGGCCTGCACCTTGTTGCCGACCTTCGCGATCGCGGACGCCGACGGCCCGATGAACCGGATGTTGCAGCTGGCGCAGATCTCGGCGAAGTTGGCGTTTTCCGCAAGAAATCCATATCCCGGATGAATGGCATCCACATCCCCGATCTCTGCGGCGCTGATGATCCGATCGACACGGAGGTAGCTCGACGCCGCCGGGCCGGGTCCGATGCAGATGGCCTCGTCCGCCCAACGTACCGCCAAGGAATCCCGATCCGCATCCGAATAGACGACCAAGGTCCTCACCCCGAGCTCGCGACAGGCCCGGATGATCCGGACGGCGATCTCCCCTCGGTTCGCAATGAGGACCTTGCTAAACATGCCTATGGCTCGTCCCTGCCTTGGCCGTCGCTTCCGGGCGGAAACAGGCCTGCCGACGCTTCGGATACCGGGGAGAACTGGCTTCCTCTCTTTGCGACCGGAATGCAGTCATCTTTCGGGGAAGCTCCCCCGGATCTCTCCGCAATCAGGACAAAGGCTCGCCTAGTTGGTAGCGGACAAACCGCCGAACGACGATATTTTCCCCGATCTGGCCAATCTTCGCCGCCAGCACGTCGCGCACCGTCGCGTTCTGATCCTTGATGAAGGCCTGCTCCAGGAGGCAGTGCGTCGCAAAATACTTTTCCAGCCTTCCGGTCACGATCTTCTCCAAGATCGCGGCAGGCTTTCCGGCGTTCTCGGCGGCAATTTCCCGGCGCACCCGCTCGATTTCCGCTTCGGGCACCTGGTCCCGGCTCACATAGCGGGGATTCGCGGCGGCGATTTGGAGGGTGATATCCTTGACCAGATCGCGGAAAGCGGAGTTCCGGGCCACGAAGTCGGTCTCACAGTTCACCTCCACAAGAACGCCTACCTTCTCCCCGACATGAATGTAGGAAGCGATGACCCCTTCCGGGGTTTCGCGCGCGGACTTTTTCTGCGCCTTGGCGATCCCCTGCTTCCAGAGCCACTTCTCGGCAGCCTCCAACTCCCCGCCGGACTTCTCGATCGCCCGCTTGCAGTCCATGATGCCCGCTCCGGTTTTCTCCCGAAGCTCTTTGATGAGTTCGACCCCGATCGGTTCTTTCATGTTCCTTTCACTCGTATTCCGCCCGCATCTGCGGTGCGCCGCACGCGGAGAAGCCCTTGGCAGCCGCACCGGTGGAGCGCCTATGCCGCGGTGGCGTCCGCTACGGGCCTCGGAGAAGTTTGCCCGCCAGCGCCGGTCTCCCCGGCGGGGCCGGACGGAGTCCATCCCAGCCGGGTCTTCCCTTCGATGATCGATTGATTGAGCTCCTGAAGAATGAGCCGGATCG from Methylacidimicrobium sp. AP8 includes:
- the accC gene encoding acetyl-CoA carboxylase biotin carboxylase subunit, which codes for MFSKVLIANRGEIAVRIIRACRELGVRTLVVYSDADRDSLAVRWADEAICIGPGPAASSYLRVDRIISAAEIGDVDAIHPGYGFLAENANFAEICASCNIRFIGPSASAIAKVGNKVQARFHARKIGVPVPAGSEGIVESEQEALKAARRIGFPVVLKAVAGGGGKGMRVTHNEVSLVQGFHAARIEAEKAFGDGSLYVEKLIEDPHHVEIQVVGDQKGRVIHLGERDCSIQRKNQKLLEEAPSPILDAGLRKKMGRAAVRLAESIRYENVGTVEFLVDGAGNFYFIEMNARIQVEHPVTEQAYGIDLVKEQIKIAAGYPLDRSWEGREPVQHAIEMRINAEDVWQDFRPSPGRIEALQFPGGPGVRVDSHLFPGATIPPYYDSMLAKIIASGQTREDALARLERALDEFVLEGVKTTVPLGKAILQDPDFRRGCYSTAFLPRLLASKGAERGERP
- the htpX gene encoding protease HtpX, with product MIKRILLLTLTNVAVLVLLTAVISVLHLDRWLTAAGINYPLLLAFSLVVGFLGSFVSLAISKWMAKAAYDIQVIDSPQTEGEEWLVNTVRELAARARIAMPEVGIYESPEVNAFATGPSRSNALVAVSTGLLSQMDRRQIAGVLGHEITHIANGDMVTMALLQGVVNTFVVFLSRIIGFAIDSFLNRGEDERRGVGIGFYFGMFLSEIVLGLLASLIVAWYSRQREFRADAGSARIAGRGAMLSALRGLQALTEGEPVLDERSASLSAFKINGRAGGFLALLATHPPLEERIAALERLPETA
- a CDS encoding molybdopterin-binding protein — protein: MQTSARNCFSGKVVGIKKGPILAELEIAVSQQTLVVSHIPFATLSEMGLAVGSPVRALIKASQVILFSEDPELRLSTRNRFCGSVSALHQGAVNTEVIVQIENDLSLVAIVTNESAKELDLQVGGRVGTAFTPSSVLLAAEA
- the tsf gene encoding translation elongation factor Ts, giving the protein MKEPIGVELIKELREKTGAGIMDCKRAIEKSGGELEAAEKWLWKQGIAKAQKKSARETPEGVIASYIHVGEKVGVLVEVNCETDFVARNSAFRDLVKDITLQIAAANPRYVSRDQVPEAEIERVRREIAAENAGKPAAILEKIVTGRLEKYFATHCLLEQAFIKDQNATVRDVLAAKIGQIGENIVVRRFVRYQLGEPLS
- the thiE gene encoding thiamine phosphate synthase, coding for MNPEERRWLRKLRLRQARLYGIIDLGVLGTRDPLAAAEKMVAGGIDILQLRAKGCAPQSVERLAVALQGIAEAGGVLFFVNDWPQLARRSNADGVHLGQEDLRNEEARRILAEGQLIGRSTHSLEQALTAERDGADYIAVGPIFPTPTKPEARPVGLPLIREVGRRIKKPFFCIGGIRKENLREVMDAGGDRVVMVSAILQAPDIEGYCREVAAMLGPKGLLAGG
- a CDS encoding zinc-binding dehydrogenase; the protein is MLANANLGKDCDITGPGGKAVVIGCRGLVEIDPRGWIPRDLSILGMSLFSASPAERRIIAAGVAARRQDGVLRPVIRALLPMSAAAQAQRLVMEPGAFGKIILVPPAAVADG